In Hirundo rustica isolate bHirRus1 chromosome 2, bHirRus1.pri.v3, whole genome shotgun sequence, one genomic interval encodes:
- the LOC120748336 gene encoding olfactory receptor 10AC1-like yields MPCEGCMESDNVSTGATMEFLLLGFSELLRLRVLLFLIFLIVHLVTLAGNLMIFMAVVMEPSRPPMLFFLCQLSAIELCYTLVIVPKALLSLVVVDGSTISFLGCAAQMHLFVALGGAECFLLAAMSYDRYVAICQPLRYAALMSEGLCLRLALACGLGAFAVALALTVAVFRLPFCQSRRIDHFFCDVPAVLRLACTQSYTPELPLLAACLLLLLLPFLLILASYVRIAAALSRVASPAGRGKAFSTCISHLAITLLHYGCATFVYIRPKSSYWPARDKVVSLVYTNITPLMYPLIYSLRNKEIRGMLRKMLRRRKIAQVNWDTIRVVMCVCGKF; encoded by the coding sequence ATGCCATGTGAAGGCTGCATGGAGAGCGACAACGTGAGCACTGGCGCAACCATGGAGTTCCTCCTGCTCGGCTTCTCCGAGCTGCTCCGGCTGCGGGTCCTGCTCTTCCTTATCTTCCTCATTGTTCATCTGGTCACCTTGGCAGGGAACTTGATGATCTTCATGGCGGTGGTTATGGAGCCCTCACGTCCTCCCATGCTCTTCTTCCTCTGCCAACTCTCCGCCATCGAGCTCTGCTACACTTTAGTCATCGTCCCCAAGGCGCTCCTCAGCCTGGTGGTGGTGGACGGCAGCACCATCTCcttcctgggctgtgctgcacagaTGCACCTCTTCGTGGCCCTCGGGGGGGCCGAGTGCTTCCTGCTGGCAGCGATGTCCTACGACCGCTACGTGGCCATCTGCCAGCCCCTGCGCTACGCGGCCCTGATGAGCGAGGGGCTCTGCCTCAGGCTGGCTCTCGCCTGCGGCCTGGGAGCCTTCGCTGTTGCCCTGGCCTTGACGGTGGCTGTGTTCCGCCTGCCCTTCTGTCAGTCACGCCGCATCGACCACTTCTTCTGTGACGTCCCTGCCGTGCTGCGCCTGGCCTGCACGCAGAGCTACACCCCCGAGCTGCCTCTGCTGGCCgcctgcctgctcctcctgctgctccccttcctcctAATCCTGGCCTCGTACGTCCGCATCGCCGCGGCTCTGTCGCGCGTCGCCTCCCCCGCGGGAAGGGGCAAGGCCTTCTCCACCTGCATTTCACACCTGGCCATCACCCTACTGCACTACGGATGTGCCACCTTCGTTTACATTCGGCCTAAGTCCAGTTACTGGCCCGCTCGAGACAAGGTGGTGTCTCTGGTCTACACCAACATTACTCCCTTAATGTATCCCCTCATTTATAGCCTGAGGAACAAGGAGATCAGAGGGATGCTCAGGAAaatgctgaggaggaggaaaatagCTCAGGTGAACTGGGATACTATCAGAGttgtgatgtgtgtgtgtggtaaATTTTAG